DNA from Candidatus Methylomirabilota bacterium:
TCTCTCCGCGCTCACGTCGGCCATTCCGGTGGTAGGCGCGGCCGTGAGCGAGGGCGCCAAGCTCTCCACCGCCACCTTTCTCGCCGGCGCGCGCCTCGAGGAAGTCCGCGCCGCTACGTGGAGCGCAGCGCCGCCCGTGGATCGGCTCGGCGTGTCGGGTGCGCCGCTGTCCCCTCCGCAGAGCGGCGGCGCGACAACCTTCGCCGACGAGGGGGCGCTGCCCGACCCATACGCCGGCTATAGCCGCCAGGTCAGTGTCCTCGACTGCGGCCTGCCGCCGGGTTGCGGCGCCGTCACCTCCGGGCACCTTCGCCAAGTCACAGTGACCGTGGCGTACCGGCCGGTCACGGCCAGAGGCCTGGCTGCCCTCGACAAGACAATCTCCGTAACGACGCTCGTCGCGCAGCGGTGAGGGAGGCCCTGGTCCGGCTCTGGATCGACGAGCGGGGCGCCGCGTTGCCGTTGGCCATGGTCACGCTGGTACTGCTCTCGTCCTTGATCCTCGGGCTCTCCGTCATGTCGGCGACGGAGCCTACCATTGCCGCCAATCAGCTCCGCACGGCGCAGGCACGGGCGTTGGCTGAGGCCGGCATCGAGCAGGCTCTCTGGGCGCTCGCGAATCCCGAGGCGCCCAACGGTCTACCCGACCCCTTGCCGACTATGGTCCCGCCGCCGTACGACGGAAGCCGGCTCATCGTCATAGCGGCCGGGGGTGCGCCGCTGGGGGGCTTCCGTCTCGCGGTGGTCGCCGGCGCGGCCCAGAACGAGCGCGATGTGCTCTCGGTAGGATGGGCGCCGACTGACGACGCTGGGGACATCCGTCCTAAAGCCCACCAGCGCATCACCGGCACGCTGTGGCGGCTGCGCGCGCCTGCGGAGAGCGCACCCTGTGCGCTCTGCGTGCGGGGTGATCTCGAGGTCACCGCCGAGGTGGCAGTGGACGCAAGGGTGGACGCGCGGTGCGGAGGCAAGCGGGGCGCCTGGTCGAGCGGCGCCGTGAGCGTGGCGCCGACCGCGAAGGTCTGGGGTGCCGACGGCAACGACACGCCCAATGAAGCTGGGGACTACGTGCAGGCGCAGCCGGCCGAGGCGGCGCTCGCATGGAACTTCTCGGATGCCGATCTCCTTGCGCTCAAGCGGCTGGCCCGCGCGCGCGGCAGTTACTACAGGGGCTCGGTCATTTTCGACGCCTCGCGTCCCGCTCCTGAGGGCCTCGTGTTCGTCGATACGGCGAACGGGGCTCCCATCACGGGCGCGACCCCCGCGGCGGAGCTCGCGCGAGCCGAGCTCCGCGGAGGCGCCTTCCGCGGTTGGCTCGTCGTCGCCGGCTCCCTCGAGATCTCGGGCGACGCGCGCGTGCGCGGACTCGCGTATGCGCAGGACGGCTTCGCGTATCGCGGCGCGACACCGGGAGGCATCGAGGGCCAGGTCGTTGCCGCAGGAGTGCGCGGCGGCTCTGGGAGCCTCTCCCGGACCGGCGGGGGCCCAGCTCTTACGTTTGACTGCGCGGCAGCTTCCGGAGGCGACGGCACTGTCCCGAGAGGCTGGATGCTCAAGGCAGGGTCATACCGAGAGCCTCCAGACCCCTAAATTACCCCATGAGTCGGGCTCCGGGGAGTCGAAACCCCTTTATCTGGTAGCGTCGAAGAGTTGACAGTTGGGCCCAACCCCCGTTATAAACTACGCGATACGTCAGCGTTTTTTGCTGACGGGCAGTCAACCTTCACTTGGCCGCAGGGACCCCCTCATGGGAGTCGGCGGTCAGTAGGACCGGGAGCCGGCCATGGGGTTGTTCGGAATGGGCAAGAGGCCCTTGACCTTTGGGCTCGACATTGGGTCCAGCTCGATCAAAGCGATCGAGCTCCGTGAAGGGAAAGGCGGGTGGGGCCTCACGGCATTCGCCCAGGTCGCCCTACCCCGTGACGTGATCAGCGAGGGCAGCATCAAGGAGCCCGGTCTCGTCAGCGACGCCGTCAGGGAATGCGTGCAGAAGGCCGGCATCAAGGGCACCGGCGCGGTCATCTCGGTCTCGGGACGCGAAGGCATCATGAAGCGTGTCCCCCTGCCCAAGGTGACGCCGAAGGAGCTGGCCGACGCCATCACGCTGGAGGCCGAGCACCACATCCCCTTCGCCGTGGACGACGTCTTCCTCGACTACGAGGTCGTGGGCGAGTCGGTCAACTCCATGTCGGTGGTCCTGGTCGCGGTGAAGAAGGTCAAGGTGCTCGAATACGTCGCGGTCGTGGAGCAGGCCGGCCTCGAGGCCCTCGTTGTGGACCTCGACGCCTTCGCAATCCAGAACCAGTTCGAGCTGAACCATCCGGAGCCGGCCGACGAGGCCGTGGCGCTGATCGACATCGGCGCCACCGTCATGAAGACCAACGTCGTGCGCGGCGGCACCTCCGTCTTCGCGCGTGACGTCCCCTTCGGCGGCCACAACTACACCCAGGCCATCGCCCAGCGGCTCAACATCCCCTTCGAGAAGGCCGAGGCGGCCAAGCAGGGCCAGGACGTCGGAGTCGCCTGGGACGATCTCGTGCCCGCCCTCGAGGCCGTGTCGCGCGACCTCTCGATGGAGGTCCAGCGCACCTTCGACTACTTCGCGTCGACGGCCGAGTCGGAGCGCATCGGCCGCATCGTGCTGTCGGGCGGCTGCGCGCGGCTCGCGGGGATCGACGAGTTCCTGTCCTCCTCATGGGGTGTCCCGGTGGAAGTCGCACGGCCGCTCGAGCGCGTGGAGCATGACGCCGGCCAGTTCTCGGCCGATGAGCTCGACCAGGCCGGGCCCCTCCTGGCCGTGGCCGTGGGGCTCGGGCTGCGGCGTCCGGGAGACAAGGGCGCATGATCAGGATCAACCTGGCGCCGCCCTCGACCAAGAGGCGCGTCGGCCTCTCCATTCCGAGTTT
Protein-coding regions in this window:
- the pilM gene encoding type IV pilus assembly protein PilM — translated: MGLFGMGKRPLTFGLDIGSSSIKAIELREGKGGWGLTAFAQVALPRDVISEGSIKEPGLVSDAVRECVQKAGIKGTGAVISVSGREGIMKRVPLPKVTPKELADAITLEAEHHIPFAVDDVFLDYEVVGESVNSMSVVLVAVKKVKVLEYVAVVEQAGLEALVVDLDAFAIQNQFELNHPEPADEAVALIDIGATVMKTNVVRGGTSVFARDVPFGGHNYTQAIAQRLNIPFEKAEAAKQGQDVGVAWDDLVPALEAVSRDLSMEVQRTFDYFASTAESERIGRIVLSGGCARLAGIDEFLSSSWGVPVEVARPLERVEHDAGQFSADELDQAGPLLAVAVGLGLRRPGDKGA